One Vigna unguiculata cultivar IT97K-499-35 chromosome 11, ASM411807v1, whole genome shotgun sequence DNA window includes the following coding sequences:
- the LOC114169154 gene encoding probable metal-nicotianamine transporter YSL7, giving the protein MEEEGNVKGEEAFRTTRVPPWTKQITVRSVVTSFVLSLVFNFIVCKLNFTTGIIPSLNVAAGLLGFAVIKSYTTLLNSCGLLREPFTRQENTVIQTFVVASSGIAFSSGMGSYLLGMSPYIAAQVDGGNTPINTKSLSLGWMFGFLFVVSFVGLFSIVPLRKMMILKYKLTYPSGTATALLVNSLHTPKGAKLAKKQVALLFKSFCGSFAFGFFQWFFTAGDGCGFNTFPTFGLQAYSKRFYFDFSSTYVGVGMICPYLINVSLLLGAVISWGILWPWIEKKKGIWYSAHIPASSLSSIQGYRVFTAIAMMLGDGLYHCVIMLIRVAYSLIMEHLEKKKSRHQNPDNVDKTPSADLDTQRRTEYFLKDQIPSWAAFSGYIVLAVISIITVSHIFPQLKWYHVLITYLIAPILAFCNAYGCGLTDWSLASNYGKVAIIIFSSWVGLENGGIIAGLASCGVMMSIVSTASDLMQDFKTGYLTLASPRSMFVSQVLGTATGCLVSPLMFWFFHKAYTLGDPQGSYPAPYGEVYRGMALLGAKGFSSLPKHCLQLAIIFFFLAVFINIVRDLLMHYETKYRIYRFVPNAMALAIPFYLGGYFAIDMCIGSLILFLWEKKNKSNANDFGPALASGLICGDSLWSVPAAIMSLAGATPPICMKFLSSAVNKKVDTFLNGGP; this is encoded by the exons ATGGAAGAAGAGGGTAACGTGAAGGGTGAAGAAGCATTCAGGACGACAAGGGTGCCACCATGGACAAAACAAATCACTGTGAGATCAGTGGTCACGAGCTTTGTTCTCAGTCTTGTTTTCAACTTCATTGTGTGCAAACTCAACTTCACCACAGGGATCATTCCATCCCTCAATGTAGCTGCAGGGTTGTTGGGATTTGCAGTGATCAAGTCCTACACTACCCTCCTCAACAGCTGTGGCTTGCTCAGAGAACCTTTCACTCGTCAGGAGAATACTGTCATTCAAACCTTCGTTGTTGCATCTTCTGGAATTGCATTCAGCA GTGGCATGGGAAGTTATCTACTTGGTATGAGTCCATACATTGCAGCTCAAGTTGATGGGGGGAACACACCAATCAATACAAAGAGCCTCTCTCTGGGTTGGatgtttggttttctttttgttgttagTTTTGTTGGACTCTTCTCTATAGTGCCTTTGAGAAAG ATGATGATATTGAAGTACAAACTAACATATCCTAGTGGAACTGCCACAGCTCTTCTTGTCAATAGCTTACACACACCAAAAGGAGCAAAACTAGCAAA GAAACAGGTTGCTTTGCTCTTCAAAAGTTTTTGTGGCAGCTTTGCTTTTGGTTTTTTCCAGTGGTTTTTCACTGCAGGAGATGGTTGTGGGTTTAACACTTTTCCCACGTTTGGTCTCCAAGCCTACAGCAAAAG GTTCTACTTTGATTTCTCATCTACCTATGTTGGAGTTGGAATGATTTGCCCTTACTTGATAAATGTATCTCTGCTTCTTGGAGCTGTAATCTCATGGGGAATCCTATGGCCTTGGattgagaaaaagaaaggaatcTGGTATAGTGCTCATATACCTGCTAGCAGTCTAAGCAGCATCCAAGGATATAGG GTATTCACTGCAATTGCTATGATGCTTGGGGACGGTCTTTACCATTGTGTCATCATGCTGATAAGAGTTGCCTATAGTCTCATCATGGAACACCTTGAGAAAAAAAAGTCACGCCATCAAAACCCAGACAATGTTGATAAAACCCCGAGTGCAGACTTAGATACTCAACGTCGCACAGAGTATTTCTTGAAAGATCAGATTCCCTCTTGGGCTGCTTTCAGTGGCTACATTGTTCTTGCAGTTATTTCCATCATAACAGTGTCACACATCTTTCCTCAACTGAAATGGTATCATGTACTAATCACTTACCTCATTGCTCCTATTCTGGCCTTCTGCAATGCCTATGGATGTGGTCTCACTGATTGGTCTTTGGCATCAAACTATGGCAAAGTTGCCATAATTATATTCAGTTCATGGGTTGGCCTTGAGAATGGAGGCATCATTGCAGGCCTTGCATCATGTGGTGTCATGATGAGCATTGTTTCCACAGCTTCTGATTTGATGCAAGACTTCAAAACCGGGTACCTCACCCTTGCATCTCCTAGGTCCATGTTTGTGAGCCAAGTTTTAGGTACTGCCACAGGGTGTCTTGTGTCCCCTTTGATGTTTTGGTTCTTCCACAAGGCCTACACACTTGGTGACCCTCAAGGCTCTTACCCTGCACCCTATGGAGAAGTTTACCGTGGAATGGCCCTTCTTGGAGCTAAAGGTTTCTCTTCTCTCCCCAAACATTGTCTTCAACTAGCTATCATATTCTTTTTCTTGGCTGTGTTTATTAACATAGTGCGTGATTTGTTGATGCATTATGAGACCAAGTATAGGATATATAGGTTTGTTCCTAACGCCATGGCTTTGGCCATCCCATTCTATCTTGGTGGGTACTTTGCTATTGACATGTGCATTGGGAGCTTGATTCTATTTTTGTGGgagaaaaagaacaaatcaAACGCAAATGATTTTGGTCCTGCTTTAGCATCTGGACTTATATGTGGTGATTCTTTGTGGAGTGTTCCTGCTGCTATAATGTCTCTTGCTGGAGCCACTCCACCAATTTGCATGAAGTTCTTGTCTAGTGCTGTAAATAAGAAGGTTGACACCTTCTTGAATGGTGGTCCTTGA